In Desulfobulbus oralis, one DNA window encodes the following:
- the hypF gene encoding carbamoyltransferase HypF, with protein sequence MKTLKIELRGIVQGVGFRPFVHRLATACGLAGSVANRGARVEVFAQGGDAALADFVSRLRHEAPERALVMDLALGHCDLPAATGFAIVASAREPGDIFVSPDIGICPRCLKELFDPGDRRYLHPFINCTACGPRLSILDAMPYDRERTSMAAFPMCPACAREYRDPKSRRFDAQPVCCRDCGPEVFMLDGPERGYAAIAEARRLVMQNGIVAVKGIGGFHLVCDAASDAAIARLRELKRRPVKPFAVMVENMAVAMREAMPDAVRRSLLEGWQKPIVLAPRRVGGRMSALVAPDNPTIGLMLPYTPLHHLLFALPDGQRMTDMLVMTSGNAAGAPICRNDTDARQEIAGFCERILTHNRDIRLRADDSVLDVVAGRPAMIRRSRGYAPLPCMMSGRWQGEVLGMGGELKNSFCLGRGSLFYLSPYVGDLGDLRTATALADSLARLERLLEIRPTLVACDLHPLYQSSHMARELAAERGLPLLALQHHYAHVASCMAENDCAERVIGVSFDGTGYGVDGSIWGGEFLLADFAGFERAGHIQPFNLVGGDAAAREGWRVATAMVQTLFAEDAHARLAGLRLCDGEQARMLRLMAEKGINTVNCTSVGRLFDAVSAVLGLCRASSFEGEAAMRLQFAAERGLQERGLDRDDFGAALARLAARVPDEWVGELLSSEKGPVQAATGSLVADMVRRRLCGGAVAALALRFHAVLCAMLVAVCEKIREQSGLNCCALSGGAFQNRLLLAASDRLLRDRGFRVLTHSMVPANDGGLALGQAVIAGFRQGHRLLAKQDASGSAGDADGAGMPAGG encoded by the coding sequence GTGAAAACCCTGAAAATCGAATTGCGTGGTATTGTGCAGGGCGTGGGCTTCAGGCCCTTTGTGCACCGCTTGGCCACTGCCTGCGGGCTCGCGGGCAGCGTGGCCAACCGCGGCGCCCGGGTGGAGGTCTTTGCCCAGGGGGGGGATGCCGCGCTGGCCGACTTCGTGTCCCGGCTGCGGCACGAGGCCCCGGAGCGGGCCTTGGTGATGGATCTGGCGCTGGGCCACTGTGATCTGCCTGCAGCCACCGGTTTTGCCATTGTGGCGAGCGCCAGGGAGCCGGGCGACATCTTTGTTTCGCCGGACATCGGCATCTGTCCACGCTGCCTGAAAGAGCTCTTTGACCCCGGAGACCGGCGCTATCTGCATCCCTTCATCAACTGCACGGCCTGCGGTCCAAGGCTTTCCATTCTGGATGCCATGCCCTACGACCGCGAGCGCACCAGCATGGCCGCCTTTCCCATGTGCCCGGCCTGCGCGCGGGAATACCGGGATCCGAAAAGCCGCCGCTTCGACGCCCAGCCGGTCTGCTGCAGGGACTGCGGGCCGGAGGTGTTTATGCTGGACGGGCCGGAGCGGGGATATGCGGCGATTGCCGAGGCCCGGCGTCTTGTCATGCAAAACGGCATTGTGGCGGTGAAGGGCATTGGGGGCTTTCATCTGGTCTGTGACGCGGCGAGCGATGCGGCCATTGCCCGGTTGCGGGAGCTGAAGCGCCGGCCGGTGAAGCCCTTTGCGGTTATGGTGGAAAATATGGCGGTTGCCATGCGGGAGGCCATGCCCGATGCTGTCCGCCGCTCGCTTCTGGAGGGCTGGCAGAAGCCGATTGTGCTGGCGCCCCGGCGGGTGGGGGGCAGAATGAGCGCCCTCGTGGCGCCGGACAATCCGACGATCGGCCTGATGCTGCCCTACACGCCGCTGCACCATCTGCTGTTTGCCCTGCCGGACGGCCAAAGGATGACCGACATGCTGGTCATGACCAGCGGCAATGCGGCGGGTGCGCCCATCTGCCGGAACGATACGGATGCGCGGCAGGAAATCGCAGGCTTCTGCGAGAGGATACTCACCCACAACCGGGACATTCGCCTGCGAGCCGACGACTCGGTTCTGGACGTGGTGGCCGGCAGGCCTGCCATGATTCGCCGTTCCAGGGGCTATGCGCCCTTGCCCTGCATGATGTCAGGCAGGTGGCAGGGCGAGGTTCTGGGCATGGGCGGCGAGCTGAAAAACAGCTTTTGCCTGGGCCGGGGCAGTCTCTTCTACCTCTCGCCCTATGTGGGGGATCTGGGCGATCTGCGCACGGCGACGGCACTTGCCGATTCGCTTGCGCGGCTGGAGCGGCTTCTGGAGATCCGGCCCACGCTTGTGGCCTGCGACCTGCACCCGCTCTACCAGAGCAGCCATATGGCCCGTGAACTGGCGGCAGAACGCGGTCTGCCGCTTCTGGCCCTGCAGCATCACTACGCCCATGTGGCGTCCTGCATGGCGGAGAACGACTGTGCGGAGCGGGTCATCGGCGTCTCCTTCGACGGTACCGGCTATGGCGTGGACGGCAGCATCTGGGGCGGCGAGTTTCTCCTGGCCGATTTCGCAGGCTTCGAGCGGGCGGGCCATATCCAGCCCTTCAACCTCGTGGGTGGCGACGCGGCGGCGCGGGAAGGCTGGCGGGTGGCCACGGCGATGGTGCAGACGCTTTTTGCCGAAGACGCGCATGCCCGGCTGGCCGGACTGCGCCTGTGCGACGGGGAGCAGGCCCGGATGCTGAGGCTTATGGCGGAGAAGGGCATCAACACGGTGAACTGCACCAGTGTGGGCCGGCTCTTTGATGCGGTGAGCGCGGTTCTGGGCCTGTGCCGGGCTTCGAGCTTCGAGGGCGAGGCGGCCATGCGCCTGCAGTTCGCGGCTGAACGCGGCCTGCAGGAACGGGGCCTTGACCGGGACGATTTCGGCGCGGCCCTGGCCCGGCTGGCTGCCCGTGTGCCGGACGAATGGGTGGGCGAGTTGTTGTCGTCTGAAAAGGGCCCTGTGCAGGCGGCGACCGGGAGTCTGGTGGCGGATATGGTGCGCAGGCGGCTCTGTGGCGGGGCTGTAGCTGCTCTGGCCCTGCGCTTTCACGCTGTCCTTTGCGCCATGCTGGTCGCTGTCTGCGAAAAGATCCGGGAGCAGAGCGGCCTGAACTGTTGCGCGCTCAGCGGCGGCGCTTTCCAGAACCGGCTTCTGCTGGCCGCCAGTGACCGGCTCCTGCGGGACAGGGGTTTTCGCGTGCTCACGCACAGCATGGTGCCGGCCAACGACGGCGGTCTGGCGCTGGGGCAGGCGGTGATCGCCGGCTTCCGGCAGGGGCACCGGCTCCTGGCAAAACAGGATGCCAGCGGGAGCGCCGGGGATGCCGATGGGGCTGGGATGCCAGCGGGAGGGTAA
- a CDS encoding GTPase/DUF3482 domain-containing protein, translating to MNDYSRPGSIPVFAIIGHPNEGKSSVLSTLAEDDSVRVSPVPGETVACQTFPVRIDGREVIRFIDTPGFQNPRATLEWMHRYEGPPERLVAAFRRAHIDDPGFHDDCELLGPVEAGAGVIFVVDGSRPLRQVDLAEMEVLRLTGAARMAVINSKEEDTAYLRDWQNEFRKHFNSVRLFNSNRATYAQRIELLDSLKSIDQNLEPVLRRVVEAFQADWGQRNSRSASILVDFFREILVYRKSVPCRQGAEEQQRLRMQEHFQDYVAQEEHKAHTAIRRLFKHNIFNLELPPQSILAEDVFSERTWEFLGLSRGQLIVAGAVGGAALGLGLDAATLGHSLGIASVIGGIIGAGATALKGEDFFSGARLLGMQVGGEQLQVGPVSNVQLLFILIDRALLFYAHVINWAHGRRDYEAAGRQAVRQGGKGGYATNWSAEERRICEHFFVSVRGGREDVEERCAALHQLLLKQFARIAGAPFC from the coding sequence ATGAACGATTACAGCAGGCCGGGCAGTATTCCGGTCTTTGCCATTATTGGCCATCCCAACGAGGGCAAGTCCTCGGTGTTGTCCACCCTGGCCGAGGACGACAGCGTGCGCGTGAGCCCGGTGCCCGGAGAAACCGTGGCCTGCCAGACCTTTCCGGTGCGCATTGACGGCCGGGAAGTCATCCGCTTTATCGACACTCCGGGTTTTCAGAATCCGCGTGCCACGCTGGAATGGATGCACCGCTACGAGGGGCCGCCGGAGCGGCTGGTGGCCGCCTTCCGGCGCGCCCACATCGATGATCCCGGTTTTCACGATGACTGCGAACTCCTGGGGCCGGTCGAGGCCGGCGCGGGCGTCATCTTTGTGGTGGACGGCTCCAGACCCCTGCGCCAGGTGGATCTGGCGGAAATGGAGGTGCTCCGCCTCACCGGCGCGGCGCGCATGGCGGTTATCAATTCCAAGGAGGAGGACACGGCCTACCTGCGCGACTGGCAGAACGAATTCCGTAAGCATTTCAACTCGGTGCGTCTGTTCAACTCCAACCGCGCCACCTATGCCCAGCGCATTGAACTGCTGGACAGCCTGAAATCTATCGACCAGAATCTGGAACCGGTGCTGCGCCGCGTGGTGGAGGCCTTTCAGGCGGACTGGGGGCAGCGCAACAGCCGCAGCGCCAGCATCCTGGTCGATTTTTTTCGTGAGATATTGGTGTACCGCAAGTCCGTGCCCTGCAGGCAGGGCGCGGAAGAGCAGCAGCGCCTCCGGATGCAGGAGCATTTCCAGGACTATGTGGCCCAGGAGGAGCACAAGGCCCATACCGCCATCCGCCGCCTGTTCAAACACAACATCTTCAATCTGGAACTGCCGCCCCAGTCCATTCTGGCGGAAGATGTGTTCAGCGAGCGCACCTGGGAGTTTTTGGGGCTGAGCCGGGGCCAGCTCATCGTGGCCGGAGCCGTGGGCGGGGCTGCACTGGGCCTGGGGCTGGATGCCGCCACCCTGGGCCACTCCCTGGGCATCGCTTCGGTGATCGGCGGCATTATCGGCGCAGGCGCAACAGCCCTCAAGGGCGAGGACTTCTTTTCCGGCGCGCGTCTTTTGGGCATGCAGGTGGGCGGCGAGCAGCTGCAGGTCGGGCCGGTCAGCAACGTACAACTGCTCTTCATCCTGATCGACCGGGCGCTTTTGTTTTATGCCCATGTCATCAACTGGGCCCATGGCCGTCGCGACTACGAGGCCGCGGGCCGGCAGGCCGTGCGGCAGGGCGGCAAGGGCGGCTATGCCACGAACTGGAGTGCAGAGGAGCGCCGGATCTGCGAGCACTTTTTCGTGAGCGTACGCGGGGGCAGGGAAGACGTGGAGGAACGCTGTGCTGCCCTGCACCAGCTCTTGCTGAAGCAGTTCGCCCGTATTGCCGGGGCACCGTTCTGCTGA
- a CDS encoding DUF2868 domain-containing protein yields the protein MKTRWTLADLLDLEYFLGRDEQVLRRDGEQALGRRDRVIYLARIAPKLKKTRALAPQELLHLWLRVRQHSLGGNEARQQEEILPGGVWRELARLLGWLALLFGALSGLGLAAAFLAYTGRAPLNVSAFLGIFVALPLLLLLGQSLFFILGRQGRRAARTSLLQMLLVRLASSCADWMYARARRSATAGQRLGFSALLGRLRSRREQARLFVWPVFIFLQLGAIGFTAGVLGLTLARVVFSDMAFGWQSSLQLSAGQVAEAVRCLALPWSWFLQEGLGYPSLEQVQGTQIVLKEGIYNLDTKNLVSWWPFLCMSLVCYGLLPRCIMLLAGLSRYRRQLEGLELRYPETRRLLQRMTTPQVETRGTRAGFGRPAPAALQRPVPAATPDPAPGDDSPPQEPEIRPAPAGVFADEEQARPGHVAAALSAGMPLRPEAVSKDELARLEAQAAAAPVLGGRALQRLILAPEELLAGLDRNQLGEALVRRVGPGEIGVAALPFAESGETELLAQIRSEHEAGGLDEVYLLQEAWMPPLQETCKLLERLRAAVGLATPLTVLLLGRPQGRARLGPVRPEQAEVWRQRMQGMADPSLDTLELVEAP from the coding sequence ATGAAGACCCGCTGGACCCTGGCCGATCTGCTGGATCTCGAATACTTCCTGGGCCGCGACGAGCAAGTCCTGCGCCGGGATGGCGAACAGGCGCTGGGCAGACGGGATCGTGTCATCTATCTGGCGAGAATAGCGCCCAAACTGAAAAAAACGCGCGCATTGGCTCCGCAGGAGCTGCTCCACCTCTGGCTCCGGGTGCGGCAGCATAGCCTGGGCGGCAACGAGGCCCGGCAGCAGGAGGAAATCCTTCCGGGTGGCGTGTGGCGCGAACTGGCCCGGCTGCTGGGCTGGCTGGCGCTGCTCTTTGGCGCATTGAGCGGTCTCGGGCTGGCCGCTGCCTTTCTTGCCTATACCGGGCGCGCGCCGCTGAATGTTTCGGCCTTTCTGGGTATTTTTGTGGCCCTGCCGCTGCTGTTGCTGCTGGGACAGAGCCTATTTTTCATCCTGGGCCGGCAGGGTCGAAGAGCAGCCCGGACTTCCTTGCTGCAGATGCTGCTCGTGCGGCTGGCCAGCTCCTGCGCCGACTGGATGTATGCCCGGGCGCGCAGAAGCGCCACAGCCGGGCAGCGCCTGGGCTTTTCCGCCCTGCTGGGCCGGCTGCGCAGCCGTCGCGAGCAGGCACGGCTGTTCGTCTGGCCGGTCTTCATCTTTCTGCAACTGGGCGCCATCGGTTTTACGGCCGGCGTTCTGGGCCTGACCCTGGCGCGGGTGGTCTTTTCCGATATGGCCTTTGGCTGGCAGTCCTCGCTTCAGCTTTCCGCCGGACAGGTGGCCGAGGCGGTGCGCTGTCTGGCCCTGCCCTGGAGCTGGTTTCTGCAGGAGGGGCTGGGTTACCCCAGCCTGGAGCAGGTGCAGGGCACGCAAATTGTTTTGAAGGAGGGCATCTATAATCTGGACACCAAAAATCTGGTGTCGTGGTGGCCCTTTCTCTGCATGTCGCTCGTGTGCTACGGGCTTTTGCCACGCTGCATCATGCTCCTTGCGGGTCTGAGCCGTTACCGCCGCCAGCTCGAAGGGCTGGAACTGCGCTATCCGGAGACCAGACGGCTGCTGCAGCGCATGACCACGCCCCAGGTGGAAACCAGGGGTACGCGGGCGGGTTTCGGCCGGCCGGCCCCGGCGGCGTTGCAGCGGCCCGTGCCGGCCGCGACCCCAGACCCTGCCCCGGGGGACGATTCGCCGCCCCAGGAACCGGAAATCCGGCCCGCGCCTGCAGGAGTTTTTGCAGATGAAGAGCAGGCAAGGCCTGGCCATGTGGCGGCCGCGCTTTCGGCCGGGATGCCCCTGAGACCAGAGGCTGTGTCAAAAGACGAGCTGGCCCGGCTGGAGGCGCAGGCGGCAGCCGCACCGGTTCTTGGCGGCAGGGCGCTGCAACGCCTGATCCTGGCGCCGGAAGAATTGCTGGCCGGTCTGGATCGGAACCAGCTTGGGGAGGCGCTGGTCCGGCGTGTCGGCCCCGGCGAGATCGGCGTGGCGGCTCTGCCCTTTGCGGAGAGCGGCGAAACGGAGCTCCTGGCCCAGATCAGAAGCGAGCATGAGGCCGGGGGCCTGGATGAAGTTTACCTCCTGCAGGAGGCCTGGATGCCGCCCCTGCAGGAGACCTGCAAGCTGCTGGAGCGCTTGCGGGCGGCCGTTGGCCTTGCCACGCCCCTCACGGTGCTGCTGCTGGGCAGGCCGCAGGGCCGGGCGCGCCTGGGCCCGGTCCGGCCGGAGCAGGCAGAGGTCTGGCGCCAGAGAATGCAGGGCATGGCCGACCCTTCCCTTGACACGCTCGAACTGGTGGAGGCTCCATGA
- a CDS encoding manganese-dependent inorganic pyrophosphatase has translation MSVYVFGHKSPDTDSVAAAIAFAALKKAQGEDYVPVMQGKPNPETEMVLRHFGISAPQEMTDAAGKQIALVDHNDLAQAPDNFAQAELLAVVDHHKIGDVTTNSPIFFCAMPVGCSCTVLTNLYERAGVRIDPKVAGMMLAAILSDTVNFKSPTCTEDDKKAVATLKEIAGVTDTDALFMEMLKAKSAVAGVPPMDLLHRDYKDFDMNGKKVGIGQLELATLDQVADMREALYGAMKTQKGTERHTILLMLTDVVKEGTDLMVLSDEPALVEKAFGTKLSGNSMWIDGMMSRKKQTVPNMQKAFGC, from the coding sequence ATGTCTGTTTATGTTTTTGGTCACAAGAGTCCGGATACCGATTCTGTCGCTGCGGCCATCGCCTTTGCCGCTCTGAAGAAGGCCCAGGGCGAGGATTATGTGCCGGTTATGCAGGGCAAGCCGAATCCGGAAACCGAAATGGTGCTCAGGCATTTCGGCATTTCAGCACCGCAGGAGATGACGGACGCTGCGGGAAAGCAGATCGCACTGGTCGATCACAACGATCTGGCCCAGGCCCCGGACAACTTCGCCCAGGCCGAACTGCTGGCCGTGGTTGACCACCACAAGATTGGCGATGTCACCACCAACAGCCCCATTTTTTTCTGCGCCATGCCGGTCGGCTGCTCCTGCACCGTGCTGACGAATCTGTACGAGCGCGCTGGCGTCAGAATCGACCCGAAGGTTGCCGGCATGATGCTGGCCGCCATCCTGAGCGACACCGTCAATTTCAAGTCGCCCACCTGCACCGAGGATGACAAGAAGGCGGTTGCCACCCTGAAGGAGATTGCCGGCGTCACGGATACCGACGCGCTCTTCATGGAAATGCTGAAGGCCAAGAGCGCGGTCGCCGGGGTGCCGCCGATGGATCTCCTGCATCGCGACTACAAGGACTTTGACATGAACGGCAAGAAGGTCGGCATTGGTCAGCTTGAGCTGGCAACCCTGGATCAGGTCGCCGACATGCGCGAGGCCCTGTATGGGGCCATGAAGACCCAGAAGGGTACGGAGCGCCATACCATTTTGCTGATGCTCACCGACGTGGTCAAGGAAGGCACGGATCTGATGGTGCTCTCCGATGAGCCGGCTCTGGTTGAAAAGGCCTTTGGCACGAAGCTCTCTGGCAATTCCATGTGGATTGACGGCATGATGAGCCGCAAAAAGCAGACTGTGCCCAACATGCAGAAGGCTTTTGGCTGCTGA
- a CDS encoding Bax inhibitor-1/YccA family protein: MEQMNWRARPGELDMTRSEARVAASSVFLARVFNWMMIGLGLTGAVAWMTAHSPLLPMLLSSGLYWALFVAELVMVFVLASRIDKMQATTATGLFVGYAVLNGVTLSTLFLAYSGASLASTFFITAGMFGAMALYGLVTKRDLTGLGSFLFMGLIGLLLAMVVNFFLHSSTLDLAISVIGVFIFVGLTAYDTQKIKTMGEQGIMEQGAAAVRKGAIIGALTLYLDFINLFIMLLRLFGGGRD, encoded by the coding sequence ATGGAACAGATGAACTGGCGGGCCAGGCCCGGTGAACTGGATATGACCCGAAGCGAAGCACGGGTTGCGGCATCCTCCGTCTTTTTGGCACGGGTCTTCAACTGGATGATGATCGGCCTGGGACTGACCGGTGCGGTGGCCTGGATGACCGCCCATTCGCCCCTGCTCCCGATGCTGCTCAGCTCGGGCCTGTACTGGGCGCTGTTCGTGGCGGAGCTGGTCATGGTTTTCGTCCTTGCCTCCCGCATCGACAAGATGCAGGCCACCACCGCGACCGGGCTCTTTGTGGGCTATGCGGTGCTGAACGGTGTCACGCTTTCCACCCTCTTCCTGGCCTATTCCGGCGCCTCCCTGGCCAGCACCTTCTTCATCACCGCCGGCATGTTCGGGGCCATGGCCCTGTACGGGCTGGTGACCAAACGCGACCTGACCGGCCTGGGCTCCTTTCTGTTCATGGGTCTGATCGGGCTGCTGCTGGCCATGGTTGTCAACTTCTTCCTGCACAGTTCCACCCTTGATCTGGCCATTTCCGTGATTGGCGTGTTCATCTTTGTGGGGCTTACCGCCTATGATACGCAGAAGATCAAGACCATGGGCGAGCAGGGCATCATGGAGCAGGGGGCGGCCGCAGTCCGGAAGGGCGCGATTATCGGCGCGCTGACACTGTATCTGGACTTCATCAACCTCTTTATCATGCTGCTGCGCCTGTTTGGCGGCGGCCGCGATTGA
- a CDS encoding sugar transferase — translation MATPLLSWNLRERSTLLYRLLHLVDCGVACGLLWLITYAKEVYWSFYYTRLLWLVLGLCFFFFHYFQMYRSWRGWRYSKELFVILRAWAAVVASLLVYFFLFKISEAYSRAVFLIWSCSTPLILFGLHLLVRWLLRFYRAQGRNIRRAVIVGAGELGLRTARRIEDVPWAGIEVTGFFDDKIEVGDQLQELGKPLLGDTDGLEAYLCEHELDYVYIALPLRAEKKIFKILRDCRGLGAQLYLVPDIYVFGLHHAEIQSLGDMLVLNFNPDLSWKRTFDVCFSLAVLILLAPLFLLIALLIRLDSPGPVLFRHKRIMATGRSFNCLKFRTMCVDAEERLKHLLASDSRLQEEWERTYKLKNDPRITRIGRLLRRTSLDELPQFLNVLRGEMSVVGARPIVGKELEEYYKAYDERSVGRYCSMKPGITGLWQVMKRSDVVNYRERVELDDWYVLHVSPKTDILIILHTIVCMFTGKGAC, via the coding sequence GTGGCCACGCCGCTTCTTTCCTGGAACCTCAGGGAACGCAGCACGCTGCTCTACCGCCTGCTCCACCTGGTGGACTGCGGTGTTGCCTGCGGCCTGCTCTGGCTGATCACCTATGCAAAGGAGGTGTACTGGAGCTTCTACTACACGCGGCTGCTCTGGCTGGTTCTGGGACTCTGCTTCTTTTTCTTCCACTACTTCCAGATGTACCGCTCCTGGCGGGGCTGGAGGTATTCCAAGGAGCTCTTCGTCATCCTCAGGGCCTGGGCTGCGGTGGTGGCCTCGCTGCTGGTCTATTTCTTCCTGTTCAAGATTTCGGAAGCCTATTCCCGTGCCGTCTTTCTGATTTGGTCCTGCAGCACGCCCCTCATCCTCTTTGGCCTGCACCTGCTGGTGCGTTGGCTCCTGCGCTTCTACCGCGCCCAGGGCAGAAACATCCGCCGTGCGGTCATTGTGGGGGCGGGCGAGCTGGGCCTGCGCACAGCCCGTCGCATCGAGGACGTGCCTTGGGCGGGCATCGAGGTGACCGGCTTTTTCGACGACAAGATCGAGGTGGGCGACCAGTTGCAGGAACTGGGGAAACCGCTTCTGGGCGACACCGACGGGCTGGAAGCCTACCTGTGCGAGCACGAGCTGGACTATGTCTATATCGCCCTGCCGCTTCGGGCCGAAAAGAAGATCTTCAAGATTCTCCGGGACTGCCGCGGCCTGGGCGCCCAGCTCTACCTGGTGCCGGATATTTACGTCTTCGGCCTGCATCATGCCGAGATCCAGTCTTTAGGCGATATGCTGGTTTTGAACTTCAACCCGGATCTTTCCTGGAAACGTACCTTTGACGTGTGTTTTTCGCTGGCGGTCCTTATCCTGCTGGCGCCGCTCTTCCTGCTGATCGCGCTTTTGATCAGGCTGGACAGCCCCGGCCCGGTACTTTTCCGCCACAAACGCATCATGGCAACCGGTCGCAGCTTCAACTGCCTGAAATTCCGCACCATGTGCGTGGATGCGGAAGAGCGGCTGAAGCATCTGCTCGCCAGCGACTCCCGTTTGCAGGAGGAGTGGGAGCGCACCTACAAGCTGAAAAATGATCCGCGCATCACCCGAATCGGCCGCCTGCTCCGGCGCACGAGCCTGGACGAACTGCCCCAGTTTCTGAATGTGCTCCGGGGCGAGATGAGTGTGGTTGGCGCGCGGCCCATTGTGGGCAAGGAGCTGGAAGAGTATTACAAGGCCTATGACGAGCGCAGCGTGGGCCGCTACTGCTCCATGAAGCCCGGCATCACCGGGCTCTGGCAGGTCATGAAGCGCTCGGATGTGGTGAATTACAGGGAGCGGGTGGAGCTGGACGACTGGTACGTGCTGCACGTGTCCCCCAAAACCGACATCCTCATCATTCTGCACACGATTGTCTGCATGTTTACCGGCAAGGGCGCCTGCTGA
- a CDS encoding glycosyltransferase family 2 protein, which translates to MFLSVIIPTCNAADWLEEQLRALAGQTRLPDEILVVDSASTDATPEIAGRFPQVRFMGISRRDFDHGATRTLAAQAARGDILVFLTQDAIPADNSALARLTAPLADARIAVAYGRQLPHTNATPFAAHLRLFNYPDRPEAPRCFADRKRLGLHTVFCSNSFAAYRREALEAAGFFPERLLFGEDSFTVAKMLKLGYCVQYIPGALVFHSHNYRLVDEVKRYFDTGAFHAEARELLQPFGAATGAGRRFVLSELRYLLAQGLYHLLPASLVRNACKFVAYQLGRQARHLPLALVTRLSLRPSWWQGRS; encoded by the coding sequence ATGTTTCTTTCCGTAATCATTCCAACCTGCAACGCAGCCGACTGGCTGGAAGAGCAGTTGAGGGCCCTTGCTGGCCAGACGAGGCTGCCGGATGAGATCCTGGTGGTGGACTCCGCCTCCACCGATGCCACTCCGGAGATTGCCGGCCGTTTTCCGCAGGTCAGGTTCATGGGCATCAGCCGCAGGGATTTTGATCATGGCGCTACCCGTACCCTGGCCGCCCAGGCGGCCAGGGGCGATATCCTGGTCTTTCTCACCCAGGACGCCATTCCGGCAGACAACAGCGCCCTAGCCCGCCTGACGGCGCCGCTTGCCGATGCCCGCATTGCCGTCGCCTATGGCCGCCAGTTGCCGCACACCAATGCCACGCCCTTTGCCGCCCATCTCAGGCTCTTCAACTATCCGGACCGCCCCGAAGCGCCCCGCTGTTTCGCCGACCGCAAGCGCCTGGGGCTGCACACCGTCTTCTGCTCCAACAGCTTTGCCGCTTACCGCAGGGAGGCCCTGGAGGCGGCCGGTTTTTTTCCGGAGAGGCTGCTCTTTGGCGAGGACAGCTTCACCGTGGCAAAAATGCTGAAGCTCGGGTATTGTGTGCAGTACATTCCCGGGGCTTTGGTCTTTCATTCCCACAACTATCGCCTTGTTGACGAAGTGAAGCGCTATTTCGATACCGGCGCCTTCCATGCGGAGGCACGCGAGCTCCTGCAGCCCTTTGGCGCTGCCACCGGCGCGGGCAGGCGTTTTGTGCTTTCCGAACTCCGCTATCTCCTTGCGCAGGGGCTCTATCATCTGCTGCCGGCAAGCCTGGTCCGCAATGCCTGCAAGTTTGTCGCCTACCAGTTGGGCCGGCAGGCGCGGCATTTGCCGCTTGCGCTCGTGACCCGGCTTTCCCTGCGGCCGTCCTGGTGGCAGGGGAGGAGCTGA
- a CDS encoding glycosyltransferase family 2 protein encodes MQPRIAVIIVCHNAEADLARCLHALDAGTLRPALIVLVDSGSDSAAYLEGFAARPDIRCLKAGNIGYGSGNNLGLRTVPPDMAFVLFLNPDCFLLPDTLARAAAVLAGDERLAALGPRLLGCARESGLASGLLDSTGIVRRWYGRWQDRGQGQPDDGRFGRPELMPALCGACLFCRRSALEAVALAGGAVFDPAFFLYKEDIELCLRLRAAGWHLLYQPALRALHCRGWQSERQAVPWPLRLMAAANEIRLYCRHPSPYLLWALAKYALVRWLHI; translated from the coding sequence ATGCAGCCCCGGATCGCGGTCATCATCGTCTGCCACAATGCGGAAGCGGATCTGGCCCGGTGTCTGCACGCCCTGGATGCGGGCACGCTCCGGCCGGCGCTGATCGTGCTGGTTGACAGCGGCTCGGATTCGGCGGCGTACCTGGAGGGTTTTGCGGCGCGGCCGGACATCCGCTGCCTGAAGGCCGGCAATATCGGCTATGGTTCGGGCAATAATCTGGGCCTTCGCACTGTGCCGCCGGACATGGCCTTTGTGCTGTTCCTGAATCCGGATTGTTTCCTGTTGCCAGACACCCTGGCCCGTGCGGCAGCGGTGCTGGCAGGAGATGAGCGGCTTGCGGCCCTGGGCCCGCGGCTTCTGGGCTGTGCGCGGGAGAGCGGTTTGGCCAGCGGACTGCTGGATTCCACCGGCATTGTCCGGCGCTGGTATGGCCGCTGGCAGGATCGCGGCCAGGGCCAGCCGGATGACGGCCGTTTTGGCCGGCCGGAACTGATGCCCGCGCTCTGCGGTGCCTGCCTGTTTTGCCGGCGCAGCGCCCTGGAGGCCGTGGCCCTTGCGGGCGGCGCCGTCTTTGATCCGGCCTTTTTCCTCTACAAGGAAGACATTGAACTCTGCCTGCGTCTGCGGGCCGCCGGCTGGCATCTGCTCTACCAACCAGCGCTTCGGGCCCTGCATTGCCGCGGCTGGCAGTCCGAGCGGCAGGCCGTGCCGTGGCCGCTGCGGCTTATGGCCGCAGCCAACGAAATCCGCCTCTACTGCCGTCATCCCTCGCCGTATCTGCTCTGGGCCCTGGCCAAATATGCACTCGTACGCTGGCTGCACATATAA